From Candidatus Neomarinimicrobiota bacterium, one genomic window encodes:
- a CDS encoding amino acid permease, translated as MSSSKRFGTFEGVFTPTILTILGAIMYLRLGWVVGNAGFGGALVIILLAKLVTVTTGLAIASMASNIKIGAGGSYAIISRSLGLEIGGAIGIPLYLSQALGAAMYIIGFTEGWLAIFPQHDPFQVASVVLVLLLTLSLISAKVAMKVQYIIMFLIISSLISFFMGKGDGVAEISLWGDSEAAPFWTVFAIFFPAVTGIEAGAAMSGDLKDPKRSLSVGLLSSIALSFVVYVALAFWMDYSIPAKALRSNYTIMIDAARWEWIVVAALLGATLSSALGSIIGGPRTLMALGQHRVVPLGKFLAQQSKNGEPRFAIVTTGVIIELGILLGDLNTIAPLLTMFFLITYGTINMVVFIEKKIGITSYRPSFDIPLIIPLIGTLWCGTAMFLINPLFGSVAVVIIILVYLWQIRLGHQAPWGDVRSGIFVAIAEWAVRMTARMPASSKSWKPNVVVPVEEPGRWHERIKLVRNIVFPKGSVRAFSVRILESGMRHRIGQMVDQLLNRNGSGAAMPDTSEELENQLTKLINPLKEEGILTSATVIEANHFIEGISVITQSFKGMPLPPNVMFLTMSEERRKDQR; from the coding sequence ATGAGTTCATCGAAGCGCTTCGGGACCTTCGAGGGTGTCTTCACCCCCACAATTCTCACTATCCTCGGCGCCATCATGTACCTTCGACTCGGATGGGTGGTGGGTAATGCCGGCTTCGGCGGCGCGCTCGTCATCATCCTGCTGGCGAAACTTGTCACAGTCACAACCGGGCTCGCCATCGCCTCCATGGCTTCCAACATCAAAATTGGGGCCGGCGGATCATACGCCATCATATCGAGATCCCTGGGACTCGAAATAGGAGGCGCCATCGGTATTCCGCTCTATCTTTCTCAAGCCTTGGGTGCCGCCATGTATATCATCGGCTTCACCGAGGGGTGGCTCGCTATTTTTCCTCAGCACGATCCGTTTCAGGTCGCATCCGTTGTCCTGGTACTACTGCTGACACTTTCGCTTATCAGCGCCAAGGTTGCTATGAAAGTCCAGTATATCATTATGTTTCTCATCATCTCTTCGCTGATTTCCTTTTTCATGGGCAAAGGGGACGGTGTCGCTGAAATCTCCTTGTGGGGAGATTCTGAGGCCGCACCTTTCTGGACCGTCTTCGCCATTTTTTTCCCAGCCGTTACCGGTATTGAGGCGGGAGCAGCCATGTCAGGTGATCTGAAGGATCCGAAAAGAAGCCTCTCCGTGGGGCTTCTCTCGTCCATCGCTCTGTCGTTCGTGGTCTACGTGGCGCTGGCGTTCTGGATGGACTACAGTATTCCCGCGAAGGCCCTGCGCTCGAACTACACCATCATGATAGACGCCGCCAGATGGGAGTGGATTGTGGTGGCGGCACTCTTGGGCGCAACCCTTTCATCGGCGCTTGGGAGTATCATCGGCGGTCCAAGAACGCTCATGGCGCTGGGACAGCACAGGGTCGTCCCTTTAGGCAAATTCCTTGCTCAGCAGAGTAAAAACGGGGAACCGAGGTTTGCCATAGTAACTACGGGCGTGATCATCGAACTGGGGATACTTCTGGGCGACCTAAACACCATTGCACCCCTGCTCACTATGTTCTTCCTGATTACCTATGGAACCATCAATATGGTGGTCTTCATCGAAAAGAAGATTGGCATCACCAGCTACCGTCCCAGTTTCGATATTCCTCTGATCATCCCTCTGATTGGCACACTCTGGTGCGGGACGGCAATGTTTCTGATCAATCCCCTTTTCGGATCAGTTGCCGTGGTGATCATCATACTCGTCTATCTGTGGCAGATCCGTTTAGGACATCAAGCACCGTGGGGAGACGTCCGGTCAGGTATTTTCGTTGCCATTGCCGAATGGGCCGTCAGGATGACGGCAAGAATGCCAGCCAGCAGCAAATCGTGGAAACCTAACGTTGTGGTCCCCGTGGAAGAACCCGGACGGTGGCATGAAAGGATAAAGCTGGTGCGAAATATCGTCTTTCCGAAAGGGAGCGTCAGGGCATTCAGTGTACGCATCCTGGAAAGCGGTATGCGGCACAGGATTGGTCAAATGGTAGACCAACTGTTAAACCGAAATGGAAGCGGTGCAGCAATGCCCGACACTTCCGAGGAACTGGAGAATCAACTGACCAAATTGATTAATCCTCTGAAGGAAGAA
- the coaE gene encoding dephospho-CoA kinase (Dephospho-CoA kinase (CoaE) performs the final step in coenzyme A biosynthesis.) has product MLKVGVTGGIGTGKSVASGRMAQLGAYVFDADTEAKNILKTDKNVQTDLIEEFGTDILNHDSTISENKLAVTGFANEENQAVLNAIIHPYVFDAIDKKFDEVEKHNKTSIFIVDAALVYESGLDQHLDYIIVVTAQYGLRIHRASLKGKLNRAQIQKRMDLQLPEESKIRMADYVIDNNGTEEDLIRQVDKIYEALI; this is encoded by the coding sequence ATGCTTAAGGTTGGCGTAACCGGCGGGATTGGAACTGGAAAGAGCGTAGCCAGCGGGCGGATGGCTCAGCTGGGCGCATACGTGTTCGACGCAGATACCGAAGCCAAGAATATTCTAAAGACGGACAAGAATGTGCAGACAGACCTGATTGAGGAATTCGGGACGGATATTCTCAATCATGACAGTACGATCAGCGAAAATAAACTGGCTGTGACAGGATTCGCAAACGAAGAGAATCAGGCAGTTCTCAACGCTATCATCCACCCTTATGTGTTCGATGCAATCGACAAAAAATTTGATGAAGTTGAGAAGCATAACAAAACATCTATTTTCATTGTTGATGCAGCTCTGGTATATGAATCGGGCCTTGATCAGCACCTCGACTACATAATCGTTGTAACCGCACAGTACGGTTTACGGATTCACCGCGCATCACTTAAGGGCAAACTTAACCGCGCTCAAATTCAGAAAAGGATGGATCTCCAACTCCCTGAAGAGTCAAAGATCAGGATGGCTGATTACGTTATTGACAATAACGGTACCGAAGAAGACCTGATCAGACAGGTGGATAAAATTTACGAGGCGTTGATATAA
- a CDS encoding adenylate kinase, with protein sequence MRLVFLGPPGIGKGTQAKILSKRFSLLHLSTGDMLRDEISRHTELGILAKSYIDDGNLVPDNVMLNMMSHRLQQKDAESGYILDGFPRTVPQAEGLEKIFDSINQQLNAVISLEGSEDVLIERLSNRRTCPDCGKITNLIFAPPAVAGKCDSCGGELYQREDDRPEVIRERLVVYSELTSPLLEYYSSGGLLKTVSGVDSVEEIRDNILKEL encoded by the coding sequence GTGAGACTGGTTTTCTTAGGTCCACCAGGTATCGGAAAAGGAACTCAGGCAAAGATTCTGTCAAAAAGATTCTCTCTCCTCCATCTCTCCACGGGAGACATGTTGCGAGACGAGATTTCCCGCCATACTGAACTGGGAATCCTCGCCAAGTCTTACATTGATGACGGAAATCTCGTTCCTGACAACGTGATGTTGAATATGATGTCTCACCGCCTGCAACAAAAGGATGCCGAATCTGGCTATATTCTCGACGGCTTTCCCAGAACTGTTCCGCAGGCAGAAGGATTGGAGAAAATCTTCGACTCGATTAATCAGCAGCTGAACGCTGTGATTTCCCTCGAAGGTAGTGAAGACGTTTTGATAGAACGATTGTCAAACCGCCGCACCTGCCCCGATTGCGGCAAGATTACAAACCTCATCTTTGCACCGCCCGCCGTTGCGGGGAAGTGTGATTCCTGTGGCGGAGAACTGTATCAGCGCGAAGACGACAGGCCAGAGGTCATTCGTGAAAGACTTGTGGTTTATTCTGAGCTGACCAGTCCACTACTGGAATACTACTCATCCGGGGGACTCCTCAAAACTGTCAGCGGAGTCGATAGCGTGGAAGAAATTCGTGACAATATACTAAAAGAACTCTAG